The Mucilaginibacter gracilis genomic interval TTTTGATCTGTTACGGTTTCCGTCGGTAAGTGCTGATCCCAAATATGTGGAATCGGTTCTACAAACGGCAGATTTTGTTGCTCAAAAACTACGTGATGCCGGTGCCGATAATGTTGAAGTATGCACAACAGCAGGCTACCCTATAGTTTATGGCGAAAAAATAATTGACCCCAAACTCCCAACTGTTTTAACCTATGGGCACTACGATGTACAACCGCCCGACCCGTTAGAGCTTTGGAAAACACCGCCCTTTGAACCCACAGTTAGAGATGGTAAAATATATGCCCGCGGTGCTTGCGATGATAAAGGCCAGTTTTATATGCATGTAAAAGCATTTGAACTGATGATGCAAACCAATACTTTGCCTTGCAATATCAAATTTATGATAGAGGGCGAAGAAGAGGTTGGCTCGTCAAACCTCAGTATTTTTGTTAAAGCTAACACCAGCAGATTAAAAGCCGACGTAGTTTTAATTTCCGATACATCCATGATAAGCATGGAAAACCCGTCGTTAGAGACAGGTTTGCGTGGCCTTTCGTACCTGGAAGTGGAAGTTGTTGGCCCCAACCGCGATTTGCACTCTGGCGTTTATGGTGGTGCGGTTGCCAACCCGGCAACTATTTTGGCTAAAATGATAGCCTCAATGCATGATGAAGATAATCACATTGCCATACCCGGTTTTTACGATGACGTTATTGAATTAACCGAAGCCGAGCGCAGCGAACTGAATGCAGCTCCATATAATGAAGAGGAATACAAAACAGACCTGGACGTTAAAGAGCTTTGGGGCGAAAAAGGATATACCACTTTTGAGCGCACCGGCACCCGCCCAACTTTAGAGGTTAATGGTATTTGGGGCGGCTATATTGGTGAAGGCGCTAAAACGGTTTTACCATCAAAAGCCAATGCTAAAATTTCGATGAGGCTGGTTCCAAATCAATCTTCGGATAAAATAACCGAGTTGTTTACTAAACATTTTGAAAAGATAGCACCGCCTTATGTAAAGGTAAAGGTAACCCCGCATCATGGTGGCGAGCCTGTGGTTACTCCTACAGATAGTATAGCTTATAAGGCGGCCCAAAAAGCTATTGAAGAATCATTCGGCAAAAAGCCTATCCCAACCCGTGGTGGTGGTAGCATACCTATTGTAGCCTTGTTTGAAGAGGTATTGGGTATAAAAACCGTGCTAATGGGCTTTGGTTTGGATAGCGACGCATTGCATTCGCCAAACGAAAAATACGATATATTTAACTATTACAAGGGGATAGAAACCATACCATTGTTTCACAAACACTATGCCGAACTAAGTAAATAGTAATAGCGGCTATCTTAAAAAATGTTAAATTAAATCAATCTTCAAAAAAAGCTTTTAGCTTTATGCTTCGTAGCTTTCAGCTTAAAAAATGGATATATCTGTTGTAGTTCCTTTATATAATGAAGTGGAATCGTTGCCTGAGCTTACCTCGTGGATAAGCAAGGTAATGAGCGAACACAAATTTAGTTACGAGATCATTTTAGTTGATGATGGCAGTAACGACGGCTCGTGGGAAATGATACGCAAACTAAGCGAAGGGAACCAATTTATAGAAGGTATTAAGTTCCGTCGTAATTATGGTAAATCTGCAGCTTTAAATGTGGGTTTCGCCGCCGCAGTTGGCAGCGTGGTTATCACGATGGATGCCGACCTGCAGGATAGTCCGGACGAAATACCCGAACTTTACCGCCGTATTACAGAAGAAAAGTACGACCTCATATCGGGATGGAAGGCCAAGCGGCACGATCCGTTAAGTAAAACTATACCAACCAAGCTGTTTAATGCCGCAACACGCAAAATGTCGGGCGTAAACAACCTGCACGATTTTAACTGTGGTTTAAAAGCCTACCGTAAAACCGTAGTGAAAAACATTGAGGTTTACGGCGAAATGCACCGTTATATACCCGTTATTGCAAAATGGGCGGGTTTTACTAAAATTGGCGAACAAGCTGTAGAGCATTTTCCGCGCAAATACGGCAAAACTAAATTTGGCCTAAGCCGCTTTGTTAACGGCTTTCTCGATCTGCTTTCTATTTTCTTTGTAGGCAAATTTGCCAAACGGCCTATGCACTTTTTTGGCACTATGGGTGTTTTAAGCTTTTTAACAGGTTTTGTGATAGCAATTTGGATAGTATGCCAAAAGCAATATATTATTCATCAAAACGAAACCCAGCATTTAAAGATACCATATCGCGATGCCACAAACGATCCACTATTTTATATAGCATTGGTAGCAATAATTGTAGGTTTCCAATTATTTTTAACCGGCTTTATTGCCGAATTGGTGGCGCGTAACTCAACCGAAAGAAATAATTACCAGATAGAAGAAAAGCTGTAAATGTGCGGATCTGCAAATGAGTAGATGTGCTAATGCTTTTTTTAGCTATGGCTTGTTTAAATTTATTACTAATAATTATAAACTATAAAACATCCAATAATCACGTCATTGCGAGGTACGAAGCAATCTCTACATAGGACAAACGGACTTGCAGAATCGCTCTGTATAGTTAGAGATTGCTTCGTACCTCGCAATGACGCATTTGAGTATTTTAAACAGTTTAAGCAATCATTTAATCATTAAAAAATAAATATACCTGCACATTTACTAATTTGTACATATGCACATTCCAACTCATCTGCACATTTAACAAGAATGTTTTTTTCCATCATCATACCCCTATATAACCGCCCGCAGGAAATCAACGAGCTGCTGGAAAGCCTAACCCATCAAACTTATTTACAGTTTGAGGTTTTGGTTATTGAAGATGGTTCAACCGCTGATGCTAAAACCGTGGTTGAGGGTTACAGCAACCGCTTGGATATTAGTTATTACGTAAAACCCAACGAGGGCCAGGGTTTTGCACGCAACTATGGCTTCGCAAAAGCTAAAGGCGATTACTTTGTGGTGTTTGATTCGGATTGTTTAATTCCGCCCGATTACCTCAATACGGTAAAAAATTATTTATATAGCCATCCTCTGGATGCCTACGGTGGCCCGGATGGCGCGGCAGCATCATTTACACCTGTGCAAAAAGCCATCAGCTACAGCATGACCTCCCCTTTTACAACCGGTGGCATACGTGGTAATAAAAAGGGTATAGGCCAGTTCCATCCGCGAAGTTTCAACATGGGTATTTCGCGCCAGGTATGGGAAAAAACCGGCGGCTTTATCATAACCCGTTTAGGCGAAGATATTGAGTATAGTATCCGCATCCATAAAATGGGTTTTAAAATCGGCTTAATTGCCGATGCCGTTGTTTTCCATAAGCGGCGCACAAGCTTTGTACAGTTTTTTAAGCAACTGCATTTTTTTGGGAGGGCGCGTATCAATATTTACAAGTTTTTCCCCGGCGAGTTAAAGTTGGTGCATTTTTTTCCGGCCTCATTCACCCTGTTTTTGTTGTTCACAATAATTACAAATGTTATTAAAACGCCGTTAACTTACCTGTGTAACATTATATTAACTATTTTTACTTTGTTGATATTTTTTCACTCCCTAATTAGTAATAAATCGGTAAAAGTTGCATTTTTGAGTATTATTGCAGCCTTTACGCAACTAACAGCCTACGGCCTGGGCTTTATTCAAGATTTGTGGAAGAGGGTAATACTTAAAAAATCATAAGCCATGTACCATCCATTCTCTGTTGCGGATACAATTAAAACCGCCTGGGGTATTTTCAGAAAAAACTTTATTACCATTATTGTGTACTCGGCAATAGCATCACTTCTAATGCTCTTTATGTCGATAGTAATAGGTTTAGTAATCCCATCGGGCGATTTTTATACCGAGATGCTGGCCTCGTTCATTTTAGTTTTTATACAAGCTTATACAACCTTGGGCCTCTATAAGCTGATATTTACGCTCATAGACAGCGAATATTATGAGTTTGAAATTCGACAGGTACTGCCACACATCCGAATGATTTTAAGCTACTTGGCCGTAATATTTATAATTGGCACCTGTGTAGTAACCTACAAAATATTTATACTCGATCATTTATTGCCTTACCCTTTAGCAAGCGTTGCGGCTAACGTTTTAGGCGTAATTATTGGGTTGTACTTAATATTGAGGTTTATGTTTTTTAATACCTACGTGGTAGACGATCTGTCGGGGCCAATTGAATCTTTAAATCAAAGCTTTAGCTTAACAAAAGATCACATGGTTCACGTGGTCTCTATTTTAAGTATCATAGTGATATTAATAGCTATTCCGGCAAAAGTTTCGCAGTATTTGCCTCCTCTATCGGTTCTTTTATTATTTGCCTACCCTTTTGTAAACATTATTTTAATAGTCACTTACCGTAAACTGATTTACAGCAATCAGGATGTTGACGACGATGTTGCCGAAACACTTTAACCTATGGGACTAAAAGCAGCACTAAGCAAGCCCTTTGCAGCGCTTATTAATTTGCGATTGAATAAACTGCGCAAAAATGCAGTGCCTATGCAGCAGCAGGTGTTTTTAAAACTCATAGCGCAAGCCAAAAATACCGCTTTTGGCATAGACCATAATTTTAGCGACATTAAAACTTACGCCGATTTTAAACGCAACGTACCCATAAGAGATTATGAAGACCTGCGCCCTTACATAGACCGTATGGTGCATGGCGATGAGGATGTATTGTGGCCCGGTAAACCAAGTTATCTGGCAAAAACATCGGGTACAACATCGGGCGTAAAATACATACCGATCTCTAAAGAAAGCATGCCGCAGCATATTAAGGCCGCACGCAATGCTTTACTCAATTACATTTACGAAACCGGCAAAACCGATTTTGTTGACGGCAGCATGATATTTTTACAGGGCAGCCCCATCATGGCCGAAAAACATGGTATACAAGTTGGTCGCCTATCGGGCATTGTGGCGCATCATGTACCGCAATACCTGCAAAAAAACCGCAAGCCAAGCTACGAGGTTAATTGTATTGAAGATTGGGAACAAAAGGTTGATGCCATAGTTGACGAAACCCTAACCGAGGATATGCGCCTCATATCGGGCATACCGCCCTGGTGCCAAATGTATTTCGACAGGTTATCCGCAAAAGCGGGAGGAAAAAAGATAAAGGATATTTTCCCCAACTTTAAACTCTTTGTTTATGGCGGCGTAAACTACGAGCCTTACCGCGCTAAAATTGAAGAAAGCATAGGTTTTAA includes:
- a CDS encoding dipeptidase, with amino-acid sequence MQVIKQYVEQNKERLLSELFDLLRFPSVSADPKYVESVLQTADFVAQKLRDAGADNVEVCTTAGYPIVYGEKIIDPKLPTVLTYGHYDVQPPDPLELWKTPPFEPTVRDGKIYARGACDDKGQFYMHVKAFELMMQTNTLPCNIKFMIEGEEEVGSSNLSIFVKANTSRLKADVVLISDTSMISMENPSLETGLRGLSYLEVEVVGPNRDLHSGVYGGAVANPATILAKMIASMHDEDNHIAIPGFYDDVIELTEAERSELNAAPYNEEEYKTDLDVKELWGEKGYTTFERTGTRPTLEVNGIWGGYIGEGAKTVLPSKANAKISMRLVPNQSSDKITELFTKHFEKIAPPYVKVKVTPHHGGEPVVTPTDSIAYKAAQKAIEESFGKKPIPTRGGGSIPIVALFEEVLGIKTVLMGFGLDSDALHSPNEKYDIFNYYKGIETIPLFHKHYAELSK
- a CDS encoding glycosyltransferase family 2 protein — translated: MDISVVVPLYNEVESLPELTSWISKVMSEHKFSYEIILVDDGSNDGSWEMIRKLSEGNQFIEGIKFRRNYGKSAALNVGFAAAVGSVVITMDADLQDSPDEIPELYRRITEEKYDLISGWKAKRHDPLSKTIPTKLFNAATRKMSGVNNLHDFNCGLKAYRKTVVKNIEVYGEMHRYIPVIAKWAGFTKIGEQAVEHFPRKYGKTKFGLSRFVNGFLDLLSIFFVGKFAKRPMHFFGTMGVLSFLTGFVIAIWIVCQKQYIIHQNETQHLKIPYRDATNDPLFYIALVAIIVGFQLFLTGFIAELVARNSTERNNYQIEEKL
- a CDS encoding glycosyltransferase, with protein sequence MFFSIIIPLYNRPQEINELLESLTHQTYLQFEVLVIEDGSTADAKTVVEGYSNRLDISYYVKPNEGQGFARNYGFAKAKGDYFVVFDSDCLIPPDYLNTVKNYLYSHPLDAYGGPDGAAASFTPVQKAISYSMTSPFTTGGIRGNKKGIGQFHPRSFNMGISRQVWEKTGGFIITRLGEDIEYSIRIHKMGFKIGLIADAVVFHKRRTSFVQFFKQLHFFGRARINIYKFFPGELKLVHFFPASFTLFLLFTIITNVIKTPLTYLCNIILTIFTLLIFFHSLISNKSVKVAFLSIIAAFTQLTAYGLGFIQDLWKRVILKKS
- a CDS encoding GH3 auxin-responsive promoter family protein; amino-acid sequence: MGLKAALSKPFAALINLRLNKLRKNAVPMQQQVFLKLIAQAKNTAFGIDHNFSDIKTYADFKRNVPIRDYEDLRPYIDRMVHGDEDVLWPGKPSYLAKTSGTTSGVKYIPISKESMPQHIKAARNALLNYIYETGKTDFVDGSMIFLQGSPIMAEKHGIQVGRLSGIVAHHVPQYLQKNRKPSYEVNCIEDWEQKVDAIVDETLTEDMRLISGIPPWCQMYFDRLSAKAGGKKIKDIFPNFKLFVYGGVNYEPYRAKIEESIGFKIDTIETYPASEGFIAFQDSQKDKGLLLLADSGIFYEFIPVDEYFDANPTRLQLSEVELNKNYALILNTNAGLWGYSIGDTVKFTSKNPYKIVVSGRIKHYISAFGEHVIGEEVEHALLSVAREQEIDITEFTVAPQVNPPQGQLPYHEWFVEFGTEPLDLAAFSLKVDDALQKKNIYYFDLIKGSILQPLKVTSLKKNAFIDYMRSEGKLGGQNKVPRLANDRKIANELLHYSNKG